From Macaca fascicularis isolate 582-1 chromosome 14, T2T-MFA8v1.1, a single genomic window includes:
- the CYB5R2 gene encoding NADH-cytochrome b5 reductase 2 isoform X2, with amino-acid sequence MNSRKREPITLQDPEAKYPLPLIEKEKISHNTRRFRFELPSPDHVLGLPVGNYVQLLAKIDNELVVRAYTPVSSDDDRGFVDLIIKIYFKNVHPQYPEGGKMTQYLENMKIGDTIFFRGPKGRLFYHGPGNLGIRPDQTSEPKKKLAHHLGMIAGGTGITPMLQLIRHITKDPSDSTRMSLIFANQTEEDILVRKELEEIARTHPDQFDLWYTLDRPPIGWKYSSGFVTADMIKEHLPPPGKSTLILVCGPPPLIQTAAHPNLEKLGYTQDMIFTY; translated from the exons ATGAACTCCAGGAAGAGAGAGCCTATCACCTTACAAGACCCTGAAGCCAAGTACCCGCTGCCTTTGATTGAGAAAGAG aaaATCAGCCACAACACCCGGAGGTTCCGCTTTGAACTGCCTTCGCCTGACCATGTCTTAGGACTTCCTGTAG GTAACTATGTCCAGCTCTTGGCGAAAATTGATAATGAATTGGTGGTCAGGGCTTACACGCCTGTCTCCAGTGATGATGACAGAGGCTTTGTGGACTTAATTATAAAG ATCTACTTCAAAAATGTACACCCCCAGTATCCTGAAGGGGGGAAGATGACTCAGTATTTGGAGAACATGAAAATCGGGGACACCATCTTTTTTCGAGGGCCAAAGGGACGCTTGTTTTACCATGGGCCAG GGAATCTTGGAATCAGACCAGACCAGACGAGTGAGCCTAAAAAAAAACTGGCCCATCACCTGGGAATGATTGCTGGGGGCACAG GCATCACACCCATGTTGCAGCTCATTCGCCACATCACCAAGGACCCCAGTGACAGCACCAGGATGTCCCTCATCTTTGCCAACCAG ACAGAGGAGGATATATTGGTCAGAAAAGAGCTTGAAGAAATTGCCAGGACTCACCCAGACCAGTTTGACCTGTGGTACACCCTGGACAGGCCTCCTATTG GCTGGAAGTACAGCTCAGGCTTTGTTACTGCCGACATGATCAAGGAGCACCTTCCTCCTCCAGGGAAGTCCACGCTCATCCTGGTGTGTGGCCCACCACCCCTGATCCAGACGGCAGCTCACCCTAACCTGGAGAAGCTGGGTTATACCCAGGACATGATTTTCACCTACTAA
- the CYB5R2 gene encoding NADH-cytochrome b5 reductase 2 isoform X6: MLGVSLRDPSLLLTITVIGVTVLVLVLKSMNSRKREPITLQDPEAKYPLPLIEKEKISHNTRRFRFELPSPDHVLGLPVGNYVQLLAKIDNELVVRAYTPVSSDDDRGFVDLIIKIYFKNVHPQYPEGGKMTQYLENMKIGDTIFFRGPKGRLFYHGPGNLGIRPDQTSEPKKKLAHHLGMIAGGTGITPMLQLIRHITKDPSDSTRMSLIFANQRRIYWSEKSLKKLPGLTQTSLTCGTPWTGLLLAGSTAQALLLPT, encoded by the exons ATGTTGGGCGTCTCACTCCGG GACCCGTCCCTGCTCCTGACCATCACCGTCATTGGGGTCACTGTGCTCGTGTTGGTCCTGAAGAGCATGAACTCCAGGAAGAGAGAGCCTATCACCTTACAAGACCCTGAAGCCAAGTACCCGCTGCCTTTGATTGAGAAAGAG aaaATCAGCCACAACACCCGGAGGTTCCGCTTTGAACTGCCTTCGCCTGACCATGTCTTAGGACTTCCTGTAG GTAACTATGTCCAGCTCTTGGCGAAAATTGATAATGAATTGGTGGTCAGGGCTTACACGCCTGTCTCCAGTGATGATGACAGAGGCTTTGTGGACTTAATTATAAAG ATCTACTTCAAAAATGTACACCCCCAGTATCCTGAAGGGGGGAAGATGACTCAGTATTTGGAGAACATGAAAATCGGGGACACCATCTTTTTTCGAGGGCCAAAGGGACGCTTGTTTTACCATGGGCCAG GGAATCTTGGAATCAGACCAGACCAGACGAGTGAGCCTAAAAAAAAACTGGCCCATCACCTGGGAATGATTGCTGGGGGCACAG GCATCACACCCATGTTGCAGCTCATTCGCCACATCACCAAGGACCCCAGTGACAGCACCAGGATGTCCCTCATCTTTGCCAACCAG AGGAGGATATATTGGTCAGAAAAGAGCTTGAAGAAATTGCCAGGACTCACCCAGACCAGTTTGACCTGTGGTACACCCTGGACAGGCCTCCTATTG GCTGGAAGTACAGCTCAGGCTTTGTTACTGCCGACATGA
- the CYB5R2 gene encoding NADH-cytochrome b5 reductase 2 isoform X5 — protein sequence MLGVSLRDPSLLLTITVIGVTVLVLVLKSMNSRKREPITLQDPEAKYPLPLIEKEKISHNTRRFRFELPSPDHVLGLPVGNYVQLLAKIDNELVVRAYTPVSSDDDRGFVDLIIKIYFKNVHPQYPEGGKMTQYLENMKIGDTIFFRGPKGRLFYHGPGNLGIRPDQTSEPKKKLAHHLGMIAGGTGITPMLQLIRHITKDPSDSTRMSLIFANQIIF from the exons ATGTTGGGCGTCTCACTCCGG GACCCGTCCCTGCTCCTGACCATCACCGTCATTGGGGTCACTGTGCTCGTGTTGGTCCTGAAGAGCATGAACTCCAGGAAGAGAGAGCCTATCACCTTACAAGACCCTGAAGCCAAGTACCCGCTGCCTTTGATTGAGAAAGAG aaaATCAGCCACAACACCCGGAGGTTCCGCTTTGAACTGCCTTCGCCTGACCATGTCTTAGGACTTCCTGTAG GTAACTATGTCCAGCTCTTGGCGAAAATTGATAATGAATTGGTGGTCAGGGCTTACACGCCTGTCTCCAGTGATGATGACAGAGGCTTTGTGGACTTAATTATAAAG ATCTACTTCAAAAATGTACACCCCCAGTATCCTGAAGGGGGGAAGATGACTCAGTATTTGGAGAACATGAAAATCGGGGACACCATCTTTTTTCGAGGGCCAAAGGGACGCTTGTTTTACCATGGGCCAG GGAATCTTGGAATCAGACCAGACCAGACGAGTGAGCCTAAAAAAAAACTGGCCCATCACCTGGGAATGATTGCTGGGGGCACAG GCATCACACCCATGTTGCAGCTCATTCGCCACATCACCAAGGACCCCAGTGACAGCACCAGGATGTCCCTCATCTTTGCCAACCAG ATTATTTTCTAA
- the CYB5R2 gene encoding NADH-cytochrome b5 reductase 2 isoform X4 — protein sequence MLGVSLRDPSLLLTITVIGVTVLVLVLKSMNSRKREPITLQDPEAKYPLPLIEKEKISHNTRRFRFELPSPDHVLGLPVGNYVQLLAKIDNELVVRAYTPVSSDDDRGFVDLIIKIYFKNVHPQYPEGGKMTQYLENMKIGDTIFFRGPKGRLFYHGPGNLGIRPDQTSEPKKKLAHHLGMIAGGTGITPMLQLIRHITKDPSDSTRMSLIFANQAGSTAQALLLPT from the exons ATGTTGGGCGTCTCACTCCGG GACCCGTCCCTGCTCCTGACCATCACCGTCATTGGGGTCACTGTGCTCGTGTTGGTCCTGAAGAGCATGAACTCCAGGAAGAGAGAGCCTATCACCTTACAAGACCCTGAAGCCAAGTACCCGCTGCCTTTGATTGAGAAAGAG aaaATCAGCCACAACACCCGGAGGTTCCGCTTTGAACTGCCTTCGCCTGACCATGTCTTAGGACTTCCTGTAG GTAACTATGTCCAGCTCTTGGCGAAAATTGATAATGAATTGGTGGTCAGGGCTTACACGCCTGTCTCCAGTGATGATGACAGAGGCTTTGTGGACTTAATTATAAAG ATCTACTTCAAAAATGTACACCCCCAGTATCCTGAAGGGGGGAAGATGACTCAGTATTTGGAGAACATGAAAATCGGGGACACCATCTTTTTTCGAGGGCCAAAGGGACGCTTGTTTTACCATGGGCCAG GGAATCTTGGAATCAGACCAGACCAGACGAGTGAGCCTAAAAAAAAACTGGCCCATCACCTGGGAATGATTGCTGGGGGCACAG GCATCACACCCATGTTGCAGCTCATTCGCCACATCACCAAGGACCCCAGTGACAGCACCAGGATGTCCCTCATCTTTGCCAACCAG GCTGGAAGTACAGCTCAGGCTTTGTTACTGCCGACATGA
- the CYB5R2 gene encoding NADH-cytochrome b5 reductase 2 isoform X3, whose translation MLGVSLRDPSLLLTITVIGVTVLVLVLKSMNSRKREPITLQDPEAKYPLPLIEKEKISHNTRRFRFELPSPDHVLGLPVGNYVQLLAKIDNELVVRAYTPVSSDDDRGFVDLIIKIYFKNVHPQYPEGGKMTQYLENMKIGDTIFFRGPKGRLFYHGPGNLGIRPDQTSEPKKKLAHHLGMIAGGTGITPMLQLIRHITKDPSDSTRMSLIFANQNPRSGMTGMRIMKVLCRSSVQYV comes from the exons ATGTTGGGCGTCTCACTCCGG GACCCGTCCCTGCTCCTGACCATCACCGTCATTGGGGTCACTGTGCTCGTGTTGGTCCTGAAGAGCATGAACTCCAGGAAGAGAGAGCCTATCACCTTACAAGACCCTGAAGCCAAGTACCCGCTGCCTTTGATTGAGAAAGAG aaaATCAGCCACAACACCCGGAGGTTCCGCTTTGAACTGCCTTCGCCTGACCATGTCTTAGGACTTCCTGTAG GTAACTATGTCCAGCTCTTGGCGAAAATTGATAATGAATTGGTGGTCAGGGCTTACACGCCTGTCTCCAGTGATGATGACAGAGGCTTTGTGGACTTAATTATAAAG ATCTACTTCAAAAATGTACACCCCCAGTATCCTGAAGGGGGGAAGATGACTCAGTATTTGGAGAACATGAAAATCGGGGACACCATCTTTTTTCGAGGGCCAAAGGGACGCTTGTTTTACCATGGGCCAG GGAATCTTGGAATCAGACCAGACCAGACGAGTGAGCCTAAAAAAAAACTGGCCCATCACCTGGGAATGATTGCTGGGGGCACAG GCATCACACCCATGTTGCAGCTCATTCGCCACATCACCAAGGACCCCAGTGACAGCACCAGGATGTCCCTCATCTTTGCCAACCAG AATCCCAGAAGTGGAATGACTGGGATGAGAATCATGAAGGTTCTGTGCAGGTCTTCTGTGCAGTACGTTTGA
- the CYB5R2 gene encoding NADH-cytochrome b5 reductase 2 isoform X1: MLGVSLRDPSLLLTITVIGVTVLVLVLKSMNSRKREPITLQDPEAKYPLPLIEKEKISHNTRRFRFELPSPDHVLGLPVGNYVQLLAKIDNELVVRAYTPVSSDDDRGFVDLIIKIYFKNVHPQYPEGGKMTQYLENMKIGDTIFFRGPKGRLFYHGPGNLGIRPDQTSEPKKKLAHHLGMIAGGTGITPMLQLIRHITKDPSDSTRMSLIFANQTEEDILVRKELEEIARTHPDQFDLWYTLDRPPIGWKYSSGFVTADMIKEHLPPPGKSTLILVCGPPPLIQTAAHPNLEKLGYTQDMIFTY, translated from the exons ATGTTGGGCGTCTCACTCCGG GACCCGTCCCTGCTCCTGACCATCACCGTCATTGGGGTCACTGTGCTCGTGTTGGTCCTGAAGAGCATGAACTCCAGGAAGAGAGAGCCTATCACCTTACAAGACCCTGAAGCCAAGTACCCGCTGCCTTTGATTGAGAAAGAG aaaATCAGCCACAACACCCGGAGGTTCCGCTTTGAACTGCCTTCGCCTGACCATGTCTTAGGACTTCCTGTAG GTAACTATGTCCAGCTCTTGGCGAAAATTGATAATGAATTGGTGGTCAGGGCTTACACGCCTGTCTCCAGTGATGATGACAGAGGCTTTGTGGACTTAATTATAAAG ATCTACTTCAAAAATGTACACCCCCAGTATCCTGAAGGGGGGAAGATGACTCAGTATTTGGAGAACATGAAAATCGGGGACACCATCTTTTTTCGAGGGCCAAAGGGACGCTTGTTTTACCATGGGCCAG GGAATCTTGGAATCAGACCAGACCAGACGAGTGAGCCTAAAAAAAAACTGGCCCATCACCTGGGAATGATTGCTGGGGGCACAG GCATCACACCCATGTTGCAGCTCATTCGCCACATCACCAAGGACCCCAGTGACAGCACCAGGATGTCCCTCATCTTTGCCAACCAG ACAGAGGAGGATATATTGGTCAGAAAAGAGCTTGAAGAAATTGCCAGGACTCACCCAGACCAGTTTGACCTGTGGTACACCCTGGACAGGCCTCCTATTG GCTGGAAGTACAGCTCAGGCTTTGTTACTGCCGACATGATCAAGGAGCACCTTCCTCCTCCAGGGAAGTCCACGCTCATCCTGGTGTGTGGCCCACCACCCCTGATCCAGACGGCAGCTCACCCTAACCTGGAGAAGCTGGGTTATACCCAGGACATGATTTTCACCTACTAA